The Terriglobales bacterium genome has a window encoding:
- a CDS encoding acyloxyacyl hydrolase, giving the protein MKFAAFVLVLCSAFAFAQGTDPNASQTPTSEKTQKKDKEKARDTLTDSLPASSLHKGAWDFGVWGQGGHSVSGGVTHTGVFDAGFRLGKVLTGQHGSGPLRGNIEYAVDLIPIYVLSGPVNTAYGGSFNPFVAKWNFTGGKRFAPYAELAGGVLFTNTEVPFRTSNINFTSQFALGTHIFTRENRSITLDVRYVHISNAGMTVPNPGINTIQFGIGYHWMK; this is encoded by the coding sequence ATGAAATTCGCCGCTTTTGTGCTTGTACTGTGCTCGGCCTTTGCCTTCGCCCAGGGAACAGACCCGAATGCCTCGCAAACCCCAACTTCGGAAAAAACCCAGAAGAAAGACAAGGAAAAAGCCCGCGACACATTAACCGACTCGTTGCCTGCAAGCTCACTACACAAAGGTGCATGGGATTTTGGCGTGTGGGGGCAGGGCGGTCATTCGGTGAGCGGCGGTGTGACCCACACAGGGGTTTTCGACGCCGGGTTTCGTCTGGGAAAAGTGCTCACGGGCCAGCACGGCAGCGGTCCACTCCGAGGAAATATTGAATATGCCGTTGATCTTATTCCCATTTACGTGCTCTCAGGCCCGGTGAATACAGCCTACGGAGGTTCCTTCAATCCTTTTGTGGCGAAGTGGAATTTCACGGGTGGCAAACGCTTTGCTCCTTACGCGGAGCTGGCCGGGGGCGTGCTCTTTACCAATACCGAGGTCCCATTCCGCACATCGAACATCAATTTCACCTCGCAGTTCGCCCTGGGGACCCATATCTTTACCCGCGAGAACCGCTCGATCACACTGGATGTCAGATACGTGCATATTTCCAACGCCGGCATGACCGTTCCTAATCCGGGCATCAACACGATTCAGTTTGGGATCGGTTATCACTGGATGAAGTAA